The Leptospira bouyouniensis DNA window TGAGGACATCAAAAAAGCTGGTAAGGGAAAAGATTACGATTGTATTCTTGGTATCAGTGGAGGAGTTGATAGCTCTTATCTAGCATACTTGGCTAAAGAAAAGTTTGGATTAAGACCACTTTTGTTCCATGTCGATGCTGGTTGGAATTCACAAGAAGCTGTAAATAATATAGAAAGAATTGTGGATGGTCTAAAGTTAGATTTAATAACCGAAGTTGTTAATTGGGAAGAAATGAAAGATTTACAACTTTCGTTCTTTAAAGCGGGTGTTCCTCATTTGGATACTCCACAAGACCATGTATTTTTTGCCTCCCTATATAACTACTGTGCAAAACATGGATTTAAGTACATTCTAAACGGTGGAAACTATTCTACAGAATGTATCCGTGAACCTCTGGACTGGCATTACCATGCATCGGATTTAAGGCAGTTAAAAGACATTCATAAAAAGTTTGGAACAAGGAAATTAAAAACATTTCCATTAGCAGGAATTTTTAAGTATAAACTTTATTATCGATTTTTCAAAGGACTTAAAGTAGTCCAACCTTTAAATTACATTCCATATACCAAAGAAGGTGCAATACAAGAATTAGAAACAAAATTCAAATGGCAAAGGTATAGCCACAAACATTATGAATCCAGATTCACAAAGTTTTATGAAGGGTATTGGTTGCCCAAAAAGTTTGGTTATGATAAACGTAAGGCTCATTATTCCAGTTTGATTTTAACAGGCCAAAAAAGCAGAGAGGATGCATTAAAAGAAATTGCAAAACCACCTTTTGATGATGACACAGCTAAAAAAGATTTTGAATACATTGCATCAAAACTGGATATCTCGGTAGAAGAGTTAAGAGGTTACGAAACATCAGAAAATAAATCCTATCGTGATTATAAATCAGCAAGTGACATTATCGCTTTCGCTACAAAAATCCTTCAAAAGTTAGGAATCGAAAAACGGGTGATTCAATAAATGATAGGCATTTTAAATTACGGAGTTGGTAATATAAAAGCATTTTCAAATATTTTAAAAAGTCTCGGATTTGATTTTAAGGTGATTGAAAGTGGAGAAGAAATTTTAAGCGTAGATAGGCTGATTTTACCTGGTGTTGGTTCTTTTGATAGTGTGATGGAAAAATTGGAACATGCCAATGTGATGGATGAACTCTCTAGTTTTGCATTGAAAGAAAAACGTCCGATTTTAGGTGTTTGTGTCGGTATGCAAATATTAGCCGATTCAAGTGAAGAAGGTCAAAAAAGAGGATTAGGTTGGATCAAAGGAAAAGTGAAAAAGTTTAACTTTTTAAATTTAGAGACAAAACCAATGATTCCTCAAATAGGATGGAACGAAGTTTTGATCAAAAAACAAAACTGTAATTTACTCAAGAACCTTGATACGAATCCACATTTCTATTTTTTACACTCTTACTATTTTGAATGTGAAAACCAAGCGAATGTAATAGCAGCAACTGACTATGGATTTGAATTTTGTAGTGCTGTGAATCATGAGAATATATACGGGACCCAGTTCCATCCTGAAAAAAGCCATCATAATGGCATTCAGTTACTTAAAAATTTTGCGACTTTATAATTTATGTTAAAACCAAGAATCATACCTACATTGCTCCTACAAGATGGTGGATTAGTTAAAACAACTAAATTTGATCACCCTCGTTATATAGGTGATCCTATTAATGCAGTCAAAATTTTTAATGAAAAAGAAGCAGACGAATTGGTATTAATCGATATCGATGCGAGTCGACTAGGAAAAGAACCAGACTATCGATTGATTGAACGTATTGCAAATGAATGCAGAATGCCACTCAGTGTTGGTGGCGGTATAAAATCATTAGAACAAGCAAATAAGATTTTAGGATTCGGTGTTGAAAAGGTAATTGTGAGTTCTCTCTTAATTGAAAACCCAGAAAAAATTACCGAAATGGTAAATTACTTAGGAAGTCAAAGTGTAGTAGTTTGTTTAGATGTAAAGAAAACTACATTTACCAAAAAGTATGAGTTCTGTATTCATAATGGTCGAACCAAAACTGGAAAATATTTAGATGAAGTCATTGAAATGGCAACTTCCCTGGGAGCGGGTGAAATTCTCATCAACTCCATCGATTTAGATGGTATGATGACTGGTTATGATTTGGATTTAATTGATAATGTTAAAAAGAAGTTAACAGTTCCGATTACGGCTCTCGGTGGTGCAGGGAGCATAGAGGATTTAAAATCAGTCATATCGAAGTTTGGTGTTATTGGGGTTGCAGCAGGAAGTTTATTTATCTATAAAGGGAAACTGAAAGCTGTTCTTATCAATTATCCGAATCGGGAATTAAAAACGAATCTGTATCAATAGTTTACTGATCAATAGGTTATATATGAATGAGAATTTAAAAGATTTGGCAAAGACCATTGTGAATTCCTTAGAAAAAAACAAGGATACACTTAAGAAACAATTTATGGAATCAAGTTTAGAAGTAGGAGTTAGGTATTGTTATTTAGACCAACTCCTACCTGAAAAAACTGCTTATGAAATATTCGAATCATTCCCTAAAAAAGAAGAAATGAGAAAAATGTCAAGTTTTAGGGAAGAAAAGTATACTTCAAAAAACTTTGATCAATTTAATCCTATTTTAGCAGATATTACATTTGCCATCCAAGATCCAAAAGTGATTTCGATAGTAGAAGAAATTACAGGAATTAAAAATCAAATTCCTGATTCTACTTTATATGCGGGTGGATTGAGTTTGATGGAAAAGGACAATTTTTTAAATCCACATATCGATAATTCTCACGAACAAACTAGGATGTATTATCGAACACTCAATTTGTTATACTATGTGACTCCAGATTGGAAGTTAGATTATGGTGGAAACCTTGAGCTTTGGGATAAAAAAGTTAACAAAAATGTAACCATTGTTAGTAAGTTTAATCGTTTGGTGATTATGGAAACAAATCCTTGGTCCTGGCATTCCGTAAGCCCAGTCGTTGTAGAAAAACAAAGGGTTTGTGTATCGAATTATTATTTCTCTGCTGATTCTCCTATAGGGGAGCCTTATTTTAATGTTACAAGTTTTAATGGTCGGCCAAATCAAAAAATAAGAAGGATGTATTCCTATTTTGATGGTAAACTAAGAAATTTTATACGTTATCTTTTTCCCAAGGGAATTGGGAAAGTTGATGTATATCATGGAAAAAAACAATAGAGCCAAAATGAAAATTCTATTTATAGCTCCATTGCCACCTCCAATAAATGGTCATTCATTAGTATGCCAGGTGTTATACGATGGATTAAAATCTCAAAATTCAATGGCAATTGTTGATTTGAAAAAACAAGGGCTAAAGGATGGAAAGATTTCGATGAATCGACTATCTGAAATTTTTCGAGTTTTTGTAGAAACATGGAAGAAGAAAAAAAACGCAGATGTTGTGTATCTAACAATTTCAGAATCTTTAGCCGGAAATTTGAAGGATTTGTTACTTTACATCATCTGTTATTCATTACTACCTAAGTTTTACATCCATTTACATGGCGGAAGTATTAAGAAATTATTATTTGATCATTTTTCTTTGTTATATGCTATCAACCGGTTTTTTATCCAAAAAATGGGAGGTGTGATTATTTCTGGAAAATCTCATTTAGAGATTTTTGAGGGATATGTAAAGTCTGAAAGAATTCATACAATCCCGAATTTTGCTCCTAGTTATATGTTTATTTCTGATTCAGAATTTGAGCGAAAATTTAAGGATTTTCCTGAAAAAATAAACATTCTTTTCCTTAGTAATATGATTCCACAAAAAGGTTATCTTTTACTGTTGGAAGCATTTCAGAAATTAGAAAAAGAGATTAAAGTTAAATTCATACTCAATTTTGCAGGTAGATTTGATTCAAAAGAGGAAGCTGATTTTTTTCAGCATTCAATCAAAGGTGAAACAACAATACAATACCATGGTGTAGTGAGCGATGACAAAAAAAAGGAACTATTTCAGTCAGCTCATATATTTATTTTGCCAACCATGTTTTTTGAAGGCCAGCCTGTTTCCATTTTAGAAGGTTATGCTTCTGGATGTGTTGTATTGACAACTGGTCAAAGTGGTATATTAGATGTATTTGAAAATAACACCAATGGTTTTGAAATGATACCTGGATCCATTGATTCAATTGTAGAGAATTTACTATTTATTAAAGAAAGTCAGAATTTTGATAAACTAAAGCAGATAGCAAAGTTCAATTTAGAAAAAGCAAAAAATGTATATAAAGAAGAAATATACATTAAAAAAATTAAGAACGTTTTGGGTGTTAATTAGAATTTTTAATATGGTATTAAAATGAAAAAGATATTAGTTACTGGTGCAGATGGTTTTATCGGTTCTCACTTAACGGAAACATTGGTGAGAAATGGTTATGAAGTAAAAGCATTTGTGTATTATAATTCATTTAATTCATGGGGTTGGTTAGACCACTGCGATAAGGAAGTTGCTGGAAAATTTGAAGTTTTTTCAGGTGATGTTCGTGATCCTAACGGAGTTCGTACGGCTATGAAAGGAATGGATGGAGTGTTGCATTTAGCAGCTTTGATTGGAATTCCGTTTTCTTATCATTCTCCGGATACTTATATTGATACGAATATTAAAGGTACTTTGAATGTTTTGCAAGCAGCCCGTGATTTAAATATTCAAAAAATCATTCATACTTCCACTAGTGAAGTATATGGCACGGCACAATTTGTTCCAATAACAGAGGAACATCCAGTGAAGGGACAGTCACCTTATTCCGCTTCGAAAATCGGTGCTGACCAATTAGCGTATTCATTTTTTGCATCCTTTAAGCAACCAGTGATTGTCGTGAGGCCATTTAATACGTATGGTCCTAGACAATCAGCTCGTGCCATCATTCCAACGATTATCACTCAATTACTAGCAGGCAAAAAAAAGATTAAGTTAGGTTCTTTGCATCCAACTCGCGACTTTAATTATGTTGGAGATACAGTGAGGGGATTCATTAAAGCACTGGAGTCCAAAGTTGGTTTTGGAGAAGTATTTAATATTGGAAATGGTTTTGAAATTTCAATGGGTGATACTGCAAAAGCAATTGCCGATTTGATTGGTGTAGACGTGGAAATTGAAGGTGATGAAGTCAGATTCAGGCCAGAAAAGAGTGAAGTAGAACGTTTGTGGGCATCCAATCAAAAAGCAAAAGAGATTTTAAATTGGGAACCAGAATATAAAGGCCTCCCAGGTTTTAAATCAGGATTAGAAAAAACAATCAATTGGTTTAAGGATGAAAACAATTTAAAAAGTTATAAGGCGGACATTTATAATGTCTAAACGCGCAGTGATTTTAGCGGGTGGAAAGGGAACGAGACTTCGCCCTTATACTACTGTTTTGCCAAAACCCTTGATGCCAATTGGAGAATATCCAATTTTGGAAGTCATTGTGCGGCAACTGGCATATTTTGGATTTAACCACATCACGATTGCAGTTAATCACCAAGCTCATTTAATAGAAGCTTTTTTCCAAGATGGGAAAAAATGGAATGTCAAAATTGATTATTCCTTAGAAGATCAGCCACTCGGAACGATGGGTCCGTTAAAATTGATTCATGATCTACCAGAAAATTTTTTGGTGATGAATGGAGATGTGCTAACAGATATCAATTATTCAAATTTTTTCGAAAGTCATATTTCTTCTGGTTCCATCTTTACTATTTCTTCGATGCATCGAGAACAACTCATTGACTTTGGTGTTTTGGATACCAATGAGAAAAATTTATTAATTGGTTTTCGTGAAAAACCACGACAAGTTTTCCAAGTAAGTATGGGTGTTTATTTATTAAGTCGTAAGGCATTATCTTATGTACCAGATCATACTGTGTTTGGTTTTGATAATTTGATGTTAAAACTTTTGGAAGTAAAAGAGAATGTATCAGTTTTACCTCATAAAGGGTATTGGTTAGATATTGGAAGGCCAGACGATTATGAAAGGGCAATTGACGAATTTGAACTTTTAAAACATAACTTTTTACATGAATAAAATTCTGATTACTGGGTCGACTGGCTTTATTGGAAAAACTTTGGTCGATTATTTAAAATCAAATGGATTTGAGATTTTAGAATTTCCACGGGAAAAAGGTGATATCACCCAAAAAGAGATTTGGAAATCGATAGCGAAAGTAAACTATGTAGTCCATTTAGCTGCTAGAAATTTTGTTCCTGATAGTTGGAAAGAAAGTTCTGATTTTTTGGAATCAAATGTAATTGGAACGAGCAGAATGCTCGAATATGCAAAAGAACATGATTCGAAAGTTATATTTGTGAGCGCATACCTTTATGGAAAACCTGAAATTCTGCCTATCAAGGAAGCCCATCCACTCCTTCCCAACAACCCCTATGCCTTGTCTAAAGTTTTATCTGAGGAAGTCTGTCGATTTCATTCGCAGTATTTTGATCAGGATATCACAATATTAAGGTTATTTAATGTTTATGGACCAGGCCAACGTTCTAGTTTTTTAATACCAACCATTGTGAATCAATGTTTAAAAAATGACAAAATCGAAGTTTTGGATTTGGAACCTAGACGAGATTATATTTACATTGAAGATGTATTAAATGCAATTTTATTGAGTATCAAGAATGTGAATAAGTTTCAATTGTACAATATAGGCTCTGGAACTTCATTTTCTGTTTCTGAAATCATAGACCGAATTCAGAAGATCTGTAATACAAAATTGCCTGTTATTTCGTCTCAGGTTGTACGTAAGAATGAAATTATGGATGTTATTGCTGATATCAGTTTGGCTAAGAAGGAACTAAATTGGGTCCCTCAATTTGATTTAGCAAAAGGACTGGAAAAAACAATCGCTACACTTCGGAAGTTTGATTAGGTTTATATGTTACAAATAAGGGAAAAAGAAAGGATTTTGATACTTGGTGTATCAGGCATGTTGGGAAGTGCCTTGTTTAAGATTCTAAGTGAATTAGATTATGAAGTTTTTGGTACTGTCAGATCCTCAAATTCTCTAAATTTTTTCAATGAATCCGAATTAAAGAAAATTATCTCCAATGTAGATGTTCAAAATCAAGATGACTTAGTTTCTTTGTTTGGTGAAGTGAAACCTTCAGTTGTCATCAACTGTGTTGGAGTTATTAAACAAAAGTCATCTGCAAAAGAGCCGTTAGTAGTAATTCCCATTAATTCGTTATTACCTCATAAACTTTCGAATTTAAGTTTTTTGGTAGGAGCTCGGCTGATACTAATTAGTACAGATTGTGTATTTAATGGTGAAGATGGAAATTATCTTGAATCAGACGTAACGAACGCAGTTGATTTATATGGAGTTTCCAAAGCGCTCGGGGAAATTAAGGACCAAGAACATGTTGTAACAATTCGTACATCTATCATTGGACATGAAATTAATTCCAGTAGGTCTTTACTAGATTGGTTTTTGAATTCTAATTCTTCTGTAAAGGGTTACAAACATGCAATTTTTTCTGGTTTGCCAACAAACGAATTAGCAAAAGTCATTGGGAAATTAGTGATTCCTAATCAAAAACTAAAAGGATTGTATCATGTATCTGTTGATCCCATTGCTAAATACAATTTGCTTACACTAGTAAAGGAAATTTATTCAAAGGATATTGATATCATACCTTCTGATGAGGTGAAAATAAATCGTTCACTCAACTCAGATAAGTTTAAGAGTGAAACAGGTTATGTTCCTCCAACTTGGAAAGAGTTAATTAAAAGTTTATATGAATATAAGAACCGTTATTTAAGGAATTAATCAATGTTCAAAGATAAGATTTTACTCATCACGGGCGGAACCGGCTCATTTGGTAACACAGTTTTAAAACGTTTTTTGAATACGTCTGTTAAGGAAATCCGAGTATTTAGCCGTGACGAAAAAAAACAAGAGGATATGCGAATATCTCTTAATAATGATAAGTTGAAATTTTACATTGGCGATGTAAGGGATTATGATAGCATTTCTTCCGCATTAGTAGGTGTCGATTATGTATTTCATGCGGCTGCTTTAAAACAAGTGCCATCTTGTGAATTTTATCCAATGGAAGCATTAAAAACTAATGTTATTGGTACGGAAAATGTTTTAAATGCTGCTATTGCTCGCAATGTAAAACGTGTTGTTGTTTTGAGTACAGATAAGGCAGTATATCCAATTAATGCTATGGGAATTTCGAAGGCCATGGCTGAAAAAGTGATGGTTGCAAAATCTAGACAAGTTCCCGAAGGTGGGACTGTTTTCTGTGCAACCAGATACGGGAATGTAATGGCTTCTAGAGGATCTGTCATTCCATTATTTGTAGAACAATTAAAAAAGGGTGAGTCATTAACAATCACTGATCCAAATATGACTCGATTTTTGATGTCGTTAGAAGATTCGGTGGATTTAGTTTTACATGCTTTTGAACATGCAAACCAGGGTGATATATTCATTCAGAAGGCTCCCGCCTCAACGGTAGGGAATTTAGCGGAAGCATTAAAAGAACTCTTTAAGAAACAAAATACAATAAGAGTGATTGGAACTCGTCATGGTGAAAAACTTTATGAATCATTGGTCTCAAGAGAAGAAATGGCGAAGGCAATTGATATGGGACGTTATTATCGTATCCCTGCTGATAATCGAGATCTAAATTATAAGAAATATTTTGTGGAAGGAGAGGAAAAAGTATCTGAACTTGATGATTATACTTCTCACAATACCCACCGATTAGGAATCTCAGAAATTAAAGAACTTTTATTTAAATTAGATTATATTCGGGAAGAGTTAAATGCTTAAAGTTCTAACATTAATTGGAACACGTCCCGAGTTAATCAAAATGTCTCGGGTGATCTCAGCTATGGATAAGTGCTTTGAACATGTTTTGGTTCACTCTGGACAAAATTACGACTATGAATTGAACCAAGTTTTTTTTGATGATCTCGAAATTAGAAAACCAGATTATTTTCTGAATGTTGCGGAGGATACTGTATCTAAAACGATTGCTTCCATCTTAGTCAAAATTGATGAAGTATTCGAGAAAGAAAAACCTGATGCGCTACTTTTATATGGAGATACTAATACTTGTTTGGCGGTCATTTCCGCAAAACGTAGAAAAATTCCAGTTTTTCATATGGAAGCTGGTAATCGTTGTTTTGATCAAAGAGTACCTGAGGAACTAAATCGTAAGATTGTCGACCACTTAAGTGATATCAATATTGTTTTAACCGAACATGCGAGGAAGTATCTCCTGAGTGAAGGTATTAAACCTGAAACAATTTTCAAATCAGGTTCCCATATGAAGGAGGTTTTAGATTATTATCAGCACAAAATTCAAAATTCGAATATTTTGAATGAATTGAATCTCAAACCTCAAAATTATTTTTTAGTCAGCATCCATCGTGAAGAAAATGTAGACAGTGAGCAAAACTTAAAGGAGATGTTAAAATCTCTAGAAGGAATCGTAAATCATTATAACCTTCCTGTAATTGTATCTACTCATCCTAGAACTAGAAAACGATTGGAATCATTGGGAATTGAATTGAATGAGAAAATTAAATTTCTAAAACCATTTGGATTCTTAGATTATATTTTTTTACAACAAAACTCAAAATGTGTTGTATCGGATTCTGGTACGATCACTGAAGAATCTGCCATTCTCAAATTTCCTGCAATTACAATTAGGAATACGCATGAACGTCCTGAAGGTATGGATGCGGGAGTTTTAATTATGTCTGGACTAAAAACTTCTGATGTTCTCGATTCCATAAAAATTTCTATTATGGGCAATACATCTAGAGCAACAGGCAACGGGACTGTGGATGATTATTTAGCAGAAAATGTATCAATGAAAATTGTGCAATTGGTACAAAGTTATACGGGATATGTAAATCGAGTGGTATGGAAAAAAAATATTTAAATGGAGAATGAGGGAAATCAGAATTTAGCAATTTTAATCGATGATTATTTGCCTAATAGTACAAAAGTTGCATCGAAAATGATGCATGAATTAGCGATTGAGTTACATTCAAAGGGTTATAATATCGATGTTATCACACCAATCATTCACAAAGGGAAAAGTTCATTTGAAAATACGGAAAAACTAGTTATTGATCATATAAATGTTCTTTCTTTTAATTCAGGTGAAATCAAAGAAGCTTCAAAAGTTGTAAGGTTAGTGAATGAATTACTTATGCCATACCGAGCTTTTTTTTCCTTTTTAAAACATTTTTATTCTCGAAAGTATAAGTTTGTGATCACCTATTCACCTTCGATTTTTTGGTATCCATTGGTATATTTTTTTCGATTTCAATTTAAAACAAAATCCTATCTTGTTTTGAGGGATTTTTTCCCACAATGGGTGATCGATAGCGGAATCATTAAGGAAAGTTCATTCATCGCAAAATTTTTACGATGGCACGAAAAAAGAAATTATCTTGCTTTTGATACAATTGGAATTCAATCTCCAAAGAATTTAATATGGTTTCAGGAAAAATACCAAAAGTTAAATTTAAAATCCGAATTATTATACAATTGGGTTACACCTTCCGACACATACCTTGTATCAAAGGACAAATCATTAAATCAGTTTAGAGCTAAGTACAACCTTCAGTCGAAACTCATATTCTTTTATGGTGGCAATATTGGACATGCCCAGGATATGAAGAATTTGCTTAGATTAGCAGAACAAATGTTAGTGGAAGAGGAAGCATTTTTTGTATTTTTAGGGAGTGGGGATGAGGTCACTCTTGTAAAAGAAACAATCCAAAATCGGAAATTAAAAAATACTCTTTATTTAGAGAGTGTATCCCAAGCAGAATATATATATATTTTATCAGAAGTTGATGTTGGATTATTTTCACTGAATCCAGAGCATTCAACTCACAATTTTCCAGGAAAAATTTTATCGTATTGCCAATTAGGTTTGCCAATTTTAGGTGCAGTTAATCCAGGAAATGATATCATTCAAGTAATCGAAGGGAGTGGTTCTGGAAAGATCTCGATTGCAGGTGATTCGGATACCTTACTTCAGAACGCAAAATTGTTTTTGGATGTAACTCTTCGAAAAAATATGTCGAAGAATTCATTAAGACTAATAGAAGATTACTTTTCTACTTCAAAATCTGCGGAAACAATAATCAAGGCATTGAATCAATTGTAAATATGGCTCAAAATACTCCTTTAACACGTAGACATTCTCGTTGGTTTGAACGTATACTCCTGAGTTACCTATTTCAATTTTTATCGGGAGGAATGGTACTTATCATTTCCTCAGCGATTCCTATCTGGGGGATACAATTTTGGAAGGCAAATGATCCCAATTTAATCACATCTTTATCAGCAAGTATCATTTCTTTTTTAATTGCAACTTTTAGTTTAAGGAAACTGTTCCGATTACCAGCATCAGAATCCGTATCTTATATATTTCCTGTAACTATAATATGTTTTGCGATTCCTATTTTATTTATTTTGATTTTCCGTGCTTCTTATTCCTTACAAATATTTGTTATAAGTTTTGTCGTTACTTTACTATGGTGTTTTGCGGGTTTTTTTCTAGGTAGACGGTATCGTTTAATACGTTATGCGATTTTACCATCTTCATCCAGCATTGATTTGGTAAAATCTCATGGTGCACTTTTTTCAATTTTAAAAACTCCTGATTTAGAAGGACAACGTTTCAATGCAATTGTTGCTGATTTTGATAGTCCGATGTTAACACCAGAATGGGAAAAATTTTTAGCACAATGTACACTTGCGAGAATTCCAGTTTATTCAGAGAAAAAAATTAGAGAGTTTGTAACGGGAAGAGTAAAAATCAAACACCTTTCTGAAAATGTTTTTGGTTCTCTTTTACCATCGGAAATTTATGAGTCGATCAAACGTTGGATTGATTTCCTTTCCGCTTTATTCCTCATTCCAATTTTTTTACCATTTTTTATTATCATCGCGATCCTCATTAAATTAGAATCCAAAGGTCCTGCATTATTCATCCAACCGAGAATGGGTTTTCGTGGAAAAGTATTTCCGATGCTTAAATTTAGAAGTATGTATACCAATAAGGAAGGTGGTAGATTTACCAATCCAAATGATGATCCACGGATTACTCGTATCGGTAAAATTATCCGCAAATTTCGCATTGATGAACTGCCTCAATTATTTAACATTTTAATTGGTCAAATGTCGTTTATTGGGCCGAGACCGGAATCCTTTGAATTATCTCAATGGTATGAGAAGGATGTTCCTTTTTTTGCATATCGGCATGTAGTTAGACCCGGTATAAGTGGTTGGGCGCAAGTGGAACAAGGATATGCTGCTGAGGTCGACGGAATGAAGATTAAATTAGAATACGATTTTTACTATATAAAGAACTTTTCCTTTTGGTTGGATTTGCTCATTACCTTTAAAACGATAAAAACGATCTTTACAGGCTTTGGCGCTAGATAGATAAATATGCTAACCAAATTCATTATCTTTTCCATATTTTTAAGTGCTGCATTTTTATTTTTTAAAATGTTTGGTAAAAAAGCAATTTTTAACTTTGTTATTCTAATTTGGTTTTTTTTTTGGTATTTCATAGATTCTCTTAATTTAACAGGCTTTAATCCTTTAAGTGCAAAAGGAAAAAATGTTATAGACTCTTTCTTTTTTAGCTTTATAGCAGGTACGTTATTTGTTTATCCTTTTAGAAGAAAATGGAGTCAATTTAGATTTGGTAAAAAAATTTCTAGGACTGAGTATTTGAAAAATTATCAAATATTGTAAAAATTCTTTTTATTTTTTCTCACCCCAATTTATATTTTTTTCACATCAAGGGCCATATATTTAATGAATACTAGATTTTCATTAAGCCAGTATAGATCAGATGTGTTTGGATTAATCAGTGGCTCATCCACATTATTTTTTAATATATCAAGTTTTTCATTACTATACTTTTATTTTATTTTGCCAGTTTTGTTTTTTGGTGTATTTGTAGGTTTTGGTTATTTGTTACGATTTAAAAAGTTCGGACTGCTTTTAGTTTCGCTCGTGTTGATGGCCTTGGATTCTGTTATGATGGCCGGAAGATTTGGCTTTCACTATATTTTTTTTAGTGGAATTTTATTGTTTGTGTTCAAAGCGAATGTAAATTACTTTAAAGTTAGTTTACGTTTAATGACAGTAATATGTGCTTTTATTTTGGTTGCAACTTATTCTGTTTACTTTATAAGCGAAACACGTTCAATTAATGGTCAGTCAAACATAAAAAATTTATTTGAAAACTTTGTGATCGATTACCATACCGAGTCGTTTCATATTCTAGATTACGAATTGAATCAGCCAGATTCAATTATTCATGACTTCACTTTAGGTTTCTCAACTTTTTCTGGCATAGAACGTTATCTCCTTTTATTACCTAATTTAATAAAGTTAACTTCTAAGATTCCTGAAGTAGATATTATTGGAGGTTTCTTGCATCCTGCCAGAAATCTTGGAATTGACCATTTTGGAAATATTAAATGGTATAATGCTTATGCCTCCAGTTTATTTGTTTTATATCGAGATGGGGCAATTTTTGGTGTAGTCTTAGGAAGTTTCCTGCTAGGTTTTTTTGTCCAAGGTTTGGCATATCGCCTTCCTATGAGTGTCTTTTCATCAACATTGTTATTAACAGGATTTATGTTTATGTCAATATATAGTCTTTTTCAAGCAGCATTTACTGGA harbors:
- a CDS encoding sugar transferase produces the protein MAQNTPLTRRHSRWFERILLSYLFQFLSGGMVLIISSAIPIWGIQFWKANDPNLITSLSASIISFLIATFSLRKLFRLPASESVSYIFPVTIICFAIPILFILIFRASYSLQIFVISFVVTLLWCFAGFFLGRRYRLIRYAILPSSSSIDLVKSHGALFSILKTPDLEGQRFNAIVADFDSPMLTPEWEKFLAQCTLARIPVYSEKKIREFVTGRVKIKHLSENVFGSLLPSEIYESIKRWIDFLSALFLIPIFLPFFIIIAILIKLESKGPALFIQPRMGFRGKVFPMLKFRSMYTNKEGGRFTNPNDDPRITRIGKIIRKFRIDELPQLFNILIGQMSFIGPRPESFELSQWYEKDVPFFAYRHVVRPGISGWAQVEQGYAAEVDGMKIKLEYDFYYIKNFSFWLDLLITFKTIKTIFTGFGAR